One genomic window of Candidatus Kuenenia stuttgartiensis includes the following:
- a CDS encoding PTS sugar transporter subunit IIA, producing MLHALFCDKLTLGVTDFIACLGISQDGIDFNALDEKPVHLVFLIATKERTNNIYLELLSSIARLFVDETFKQKIIKSKSPDEIMQLISEKEEEN from the coding sequence TTGCTTCATGCCTTATTTTGTGATAAACTCACGCTAGGAGTTACTGATTTTATTGCGTGTTTGGGAATATCACAGGATGGCATCGATTTTAATGCCCTGGATGAAAAACCCGTACATTTGGTTTTCCTGATCGCAACAAAGGAAAGAACAAATAATATATATCTGGAGCTTCTCAGCAGTATAGCAAGGTTATTTGTCGATGAAACATTTAAACAAAAAATAATTAAATCAAAATCTCCGGATGAAATAATGCAGCTTATAAGTGAAAAAGAAGAAGAAAATTAA
- a CDS encoding menaquinone biosynthetic enzyme MqnA/MqnD family protein, whose protein sequence is MKSKVIEASLSKNKDLGKCNMTEKIRIGIVPYMNAKPLIYGLECHKDSIELLFEVPSLLPGMLNNDRIDVALIPSIEYFRNGCFAIIPHIAIASHGAVESVKIFSKVPIANIQTAALDTSSLTSRALTRIILHGQYHLTPGYTQFNEQYNIAETRADAVLIIGDNAIKAADNGYVTLDLGQAWYEYTRLPFVYAVWVVKRGRKIPGLNELLLNSKKMGIQHIKEIAVSEAKRLNISFDTCLHYLTNAIQYDLEKEEIQGLKKFYQCAVAIELAPKGERVIFNDT, encoded by the coding sequence ATGAAAAGTAAAGTAATAGAGGCTAGTTTATCTAAGAATAAAGATTTAGGCAAGTGCAATATGACAGAAAAGATCAGGATAGGCATTGTCCCTTATATGAACGCAAAGCCTTTGATATATGGACTTGAATGCCATAAAGATTCCATAGAATTGTTATTTGAAGTGCCTTCGCTTTTGCCTGGCATGCTGAACAATGATCGTATTGATGTAGCCCTCATTCCTTCCATTGAATATTTCAGGAATGGGTGTTTTGCAATTATACCGCATATAGCAATCGCTTCCCACGGGGCGGTTGAAAGCGTTAAGATATTTTCTAAAGTACCGATTGCAAACATACAAACTGCGGCATTAGACACAAGTTCATTAACTTCCCGCGCACTTACAAGGATTATTTTACATGGTCAATATCACCTTACGCCCGGGTACACGCAATTTAATGAACAGTATAACATTGCTGAAACAAGGGCAGATGCTGTTTTAATTATTGGCGATAACGCTATCAAGGCGGCAGACAATGGGTACGTTACCTTAGACCTCGGACAGGCATGGTATGAATATACAAGACTGCCTTTTGTTTATGCGGTCTGGGTGGTGAAACGAGGGAGAAAAATACCCGGACTAAACGAATTACTGTTGAACTCAAAAAAAATGGGCATTCAGCACATAAAAGAAATTGCCGTGTCTGAAGCAAAACGGCTTAATATATCATTCGATACATGCCTGCATTATCTTACAAATGCTATTCAATACGATTTAGAGAAGGAGGAGATACAAGGGCTTAAGAAATTTTACCAGTGTGCGGTAGCAATAGAATTAGCGCCCAAAGGAGAAAGGGTTATATTTAATGACACCTGA
- a CDS encoding IS1634 family transposase: MATIQSKNSRGYKYWYIVESRRVNGKPRPIVLAYLGKADDLLKQLQGLTEKLRLKSYSHGAVAALLSVANALDVPSVINKYIKSPRQYCAKKPVRNNLTAGSTLLLGAVGRVCVPTSKRGWWDWAKTTTAEYLLRHSLSKIDSQHFWDLMDALPEESIAEIERELIEKTFKTYNLQSDTLFFDTTNFFTYIDTTNLRCTIARRGKNKQKRYDLRQVGLAMVVTRNDMIPLFHHTYQGNMADAKVFSAVLETIKDRMTGLGFDSKKHTIVFDRGNNSMDNMAIVERLALHYVGALTPYHHKQLVGDAMCNFREYDVDGSKIQVYHDKRVIWGQERTVVVFISEKLKVGQLRGMSQSLEKAEHQLKLLQQHLCNPKGKMRDKEGLEDTIRSVVKCQFAKDVIDWSLKEVSEGKFQLNFSIDQKKLEEIEGELGFRILMTDHHDWDTADIIKAYYGQSKIEHAFRNLKNPYHLALKPQFHWTDQKIRVHFFICVLGYLMAAIVWYQAKAHAQFSGTLDTLLDTLNNIRLSAMLEETKARGRVKATYKLEEMSDKESLLMNALGIMDFHKHRLKLQGLSVYN; encoded by the coding sequence ATGGCTACCATTCAATCTAAAAACTCCAGAGGTTATAAATATTGGTATATTGTCGAATCGCGGCGCGTTAACGGCAAGCCCAGGCCCATCGTCCTGGCCTATCTTGGCAAGGCAGACGATTTATTAAAACAACTGCAAGGTCTTACCGAAAAATTACGGCTCAAATCTTATTCACATGGCGCGGTAGCCGCATTGCTAAGTGTGGCCAATGCCCTGGACGTCCCTTCCGTGATTAATAAATATATAAAGTCGCCACGGCAGTATTGTGCTAAAAAACCTGTTCGAAATAATCTGACCGCCGGAAGTACCCTCTTGTTGGGTGCCGTGGGGAGAGTGTGTGTGCCTACCAGCAAAAGAGGATGGTGGGATTGGGCAAAGACGACTACTGCCGAATACTTACTCAGACACAGCTTGAGTAAAATAGACAGTCAGCATTTCTGGGATTTGATGGATGCACTTCCTGAAGAATCCATTGCAGAAATCGAGCGCGAATTAATTGAAAAGACATTTAAAACATACAACCTTCAAAGCGACACACTGTTTTTTGATACAACCAATTTTTTCACGTATATCGACACAACTAATCTGCGATGCACTATTGCCCGGCGGGGGAAAAACAAACAAAAGCGATACGATCTCAGGCAGGTCGGGTTGGCGATGGTCGTTACACGTAACGACATGATACCGTTGTTTCACCATACCTATCAGGGGAACATGGCGGATGCAAAGGTGTTCAGCGCGGTTCTTGAGACGATAAAAGACAGGATGACCGGATTAGGTTTCGACAGCAAAAAGCACACTATTGTTTTTGATCGTGGAAACAATTCCATGGACAATATGGCTATTGTAGAGAGATTGGCATTGCATTACGTTGGAGCGCTTACACCGTATCATCACAAGCAGTTGGTAGGGGATGCCATGTGTAATTTCAGGGAATATGACGTTGACGGCAGTAAGATACAGGTGTACCATGACAAACGGGTTATTTGGGGGCAGGAAAGAACCGTTGTCGTATTTATTTCCGAGAAATTAAAGGTTGGGCAATTAAGGGGAATGTCTCAGTCTCTGGAAAAGGCAGAACATCAGTTAAAGCTCTTACAGCAGCATCTGTGTAATCCAAAGGGAAAGATGCGGGACAAAGAGGGTCTGGAGGATACGATAAGAAGTGTAGTGAAATGTCAATTTGCGAAGGATGTTATCGATTGGTCGTTAAAAGAGGTATCTGAAGGCAAGTTTCAATTGAATTTTTCAATCGACCAGAAAAAGCTCGAAGAAATAGAAGGGGAACTGGGGTTCAGGATTCTTATGACAGACCATCACGATTGGGATACCGCGGACATTATAAAAGCCTACTATGGGCAATCAAAAATTGAACATGCCTTTAGAAATCTCAAGAACCCCTATCACCTTGCTTTAAAACCGCAATTTCACTGGACGGATCAGAAAATCAGGGTGCATTTTTTTATTTGCGTCCTCGGATACCTAATGGCGGCGATTGTGTGGTATCAGGCAAAAGCGCACGCACAATTTAGTGGAACGTTAGATACCCTGTTAGACACCCTTAATAATATAAGGCTTTCTGCTATGCTTGAAGAAACAAAGGCCAGAGGGAGAGTTAAGGCTACCTACAAATTGGAAGAAATGTCCGACAAGGAATCTCTGTTGATGAATGCGTTAGGCATTATGGATTTCCACAAACATCGGCTGAAACTTCAAGGACTCAGTGTATACAATTGA
- a CDS encoding amidohydrolase family protein, with protein sequence MLSMKGAIIYTGKEVIKDAFINFDHNTVANVSNTRQGEMLGEYPVITPAFIDPHCHIGMCRAGEPASEEEANEKMDTFLTLANAIDSVQMDDVSFADSIEAGILYSCVLPGSGNILGGSSAVIRNYGSTTTNALIREAPISIKAALGYNPMSTREWKGKRPYTRMGALALFREKLYAVIKKMEKIAKGTEMKDIDFSREDEILRDILCGKIVLRVHVHKTDDIESFLRFADEFKAIHPEYAIKFTIDHACDVHKIDIFHKLRERNIPVIYGPMDSLAYKVELKHENWKNLRYLLESNVSFGLMSDHPVILQRMILLQLRWFIRFGLSKQQAIEIITAKNAWILGIDTILGSLEPDKWASFVCWNGDPFDLTSYPVTVYGEGRLLHL encoded by the coding sequence ATGCTTTCGATGAAAGGCGCTATTATTTATACCGGCAAAGAGGTCATAAAAGACGCTTTCATTAATTTTGACCACAATACGGTAGCTAACGTTTCAAATACACGTCAGGGAGAAATGCTTGGTGAGTATCCGGTAATCACCCCTGCATTTATTGATCCCCATTGCCATATAGGGATGTGCAGGGCAGGAGAACCTGCGAGTGAAGAAGAAGCAAATGAGAAAATGGATACATTTTTAACACTTGCAAACGCCATTGATTCCGTACAAATGGATGATGTATCTTTCGCCGACTCAATAGAAGCAGGCATACTTTATTCCTGTGTTTTGCCAGGCAGCGGGAATATTCTTGGCGGTAGCTCGGCGGTTATCCGCAACTACGGAAGCACAACCACAAACGCCCTCATCAGGGAAGCGCCAATTAGCATAAAAGCGGCGCTGGGATACAATCCCATGTCAACACGTGAATGGAAGGGAAAACGCCCATATACACGCATGGGCGCTTTGGCCCTCTTTAGGGAAAAACTATATGCCGTAATAAAAAAAATGGAAAAAATAGCGAAGGGCACAGAAATGAAAGATATAGATTTTTCCCGTGAAGATGAAATCCTGCGTGACATTCTCTGCGGAAAAATAGTATTGAGGGTACACGTACATAAGACGGACGATATCGAATCATTTCTGCGGTTTGCAGACGAATTCAAGGCAATACACCCTGAGTATGCCATAAAGTTTACCATTGACCACGCATGCGATGTTCATAAAATTGATATATTCCATAAATTAAGGGAAAGAAATATACCTGTTATTTACGGGCCTATGGATTCACTGGCGTATAAGGTAGAATTAAAACACGAAAACTGGAAAAACCTGCGATACCTCTTGGAATCAAACGTATCGTTCGGCCTCATGTCAGACCATCCAGTAATATTACAGAGAATGATTCTTTTGCAACTGCGCTGGTTTATTCGTTTCGGATTAAGCAAACAACAGGCAATTGAAATCATCACGGCAAAAAATGCATGGATACTGGGAATAGATACAATATTAGGCTCTTTAGAACCTGATAAATGGGCGTCATTTGTATGCTGGAACGGAGACCCGTTTGATCTAACCAGCTATCCCGTTACTGTGTATGGTGAGGGACGTTTGCTTCATCTTTAG
- a CDS encoding UUP1 family membrane protein: MNRTHFYFFIFSLLLISCGLIAYKYFVFGFPIVPEEKANFWNIEVHVSFDAQNEPAKVVLFLPGYSRNFIISSENFVSRSYGITTSTDNINRSATWAIHEASKRQVLLYRIQVNKVKLRNPPDSAPPLEWEVPEFLEPNRSAANALLVEILRKSADTDSFVMKLFKLLNAQPPDENVAILLDKEVSVDKKVELAVQLLALAGIPARVVNGIKVTTRTNDAKIERCIEVYSGGKWTGYDPVSGTSLISGNYLDWWRGTKPLVQLSGGKNLKTNISVGLQEEDAINAAIKRAETMNPYLLNFSLFSLPLHFQAVYHLLLLIPIGVLFLVILRNVIGIETFGTFMPVLIALSFRETHLISGIILFSILVAIGMAVRLYLENFRLLMVSRLASLLIIIIIFIGIFDILFYKLHIEIGLSISIFPIVILTMTIERMTITWEERGSKAALQQCVGSLIAASIVYFFMFNKYSRHLIFVYPEMLLQILAIAMLLGRYKGYRLVELFRFKEFNKIK, from the coding sequence ATGAATAGAACACATTTTTACTTTTTTATCTTCAGCCTCTTACTCATAAGCTGTGGTTTGATCGCCTATAAATATTTTGTATTTGGTTTTCCTATAGTCCCGGAGGAAAAGGCTAATTTTTGGAATATTGAAGTTCATGTTTCCTTTGATGCACAGAACGAACCGGCAAAGGTGGTGTTATTCTTGCCCGGATATTCAAGAAACTTTATTATTTCATCTGAAAATTTTGTCTCGAGGTCTTATGGTATAACCACTTCTACCGACAACATTAACCGGAGCGCAACATGGGCTATTCACGAGGCAAGTAAGCGTCAGGTGCTTCTCTACCGCATCCAGGTGAATAAAGTAAAATTAAGAAATCCTCCGGATAGCGCACCCCCTCTTGAATGGGAAGTTCCTGAATTTTTGGAACCTAATCGGTCAGCAGCCAACGCCCTTCTTGTTGAAATCCTGAGAAAATCAGCAGATACTGATTCTTTTGTGATGAAATTATTCAAGCTTCTGAATGCCCAACCGCCAGATGAAAACGTTGCGATTCTTTTGGACAAAGAAGTTTCTGTGGATAAAAAGGTAGAATTAGCGGTTCAATTGCTTGCTCTTGCAGGCATTCCTGCCAGGGTAGTAAATGGTATTAAAGTAACCACCAGAACAAACGATGCGAAAATAGAAAGGTGCATAGAAGTGTATAGTGGCGGGAAGTGGACGGGTTACGATCCGGTTTCAGGAACATCATTAATTTCCGGGAACTATCTGGACTGGTGGAGGGGAACAAAACCATTAGTACAGTTATCCGGCGGGAAAAATCTGAAAACAAATATTTCTGTAGGTCTTCAGGAAGAGGATGCTATCAATGCCGCTATAAAAAGGGCGGAAACAATGAACCCGTATTTATTAAATTTTTCTTTATTCAGCTTGCCGCTCCATTTTCAGGCAGTTTATCATCTGTTGCTGCTCATTCCTATTGGCGTTTTATTTTTGGTTATCCTGCGAAATGTTATTGGTATTGAGACATTTGGCACTTTTATGCCTGTGCTTATCGCTCTGTCTTTCAGGGAAACACATTTAATTTCAGGTATTATATTATTTAGCATACTGGTTGCGATTGGAATGGCTGTGCGTTTGTATCTTGAGAATTTCAGGCTCCTGATGGTATCCCGTCTCGCATCCTTACTTATTATCATTATTATATTCATCGGGATATTCGATATTTTATTCTACAAACTTCATATTGAGATAGGACTCTCCATCTCAATATTCCCAATAGTCATTCTCACTATGACGATAGAACGAATGACCATTACGTGGGAGGAACGGGGGTCTAAAGCCGCATTGCAACAATGTGTGGGAAGTTTAATCGCCGCTTCCATTGTATACTTTTTTATGTTTAACAAATATAGCAGACACTTAATATTCGTATATCCGGAGATGCTTTTGCAGATACTGGCAATCGCCATGCTTTTGGGCAGGTATAAAGGGTACAGGTTAGTAGAGTTATTCCGTTTTAAGGAGTTTAATAAGATAAAATAA
- a CDS encoding carboxypeptidase-like regulatory domain-containing protein — MSRRLPVFIVCVFIVLKAVTSYGYTFDSGTLRGRIIDGFGKPVSFADIEVTSNGSKHMATTDTSGNFSVTYSPGNIQLMAKKTEFVPLSYSFMVEVIDEIALDDITLWKVPPGGGLFFVGKDDYVKINEAKYDSESTSKEKRFYVKGTPTKINGNTLRIIDFQTDNPLVMGKSLYRVDKNGSVGSIVFYPSMKYVLHKLDDTYSRVGDNVGLRVAELPPGKYFYCVGEMTIRSRNGGGFFFEVSS; from the coding sequence ATGTCAAGAAGGCTTCCTGTTTTTATTGTATGCGTATTCATTGTTTTAAAGGCGGTAACAAGCTATGGCTATACGTTCGATTCAGGAACGTTGCGTGGCAGGATTATTGATGGTTTTGGGAAACCGGTTTCGTTTGCTGATATTGAAGTGACTTCAAATGGCTCAAAACATATGGCGACAACGGATACTTCCGGTAATTTTTCTGTAACTTATTCTCCCGGCAATATTCAATTAATGGCAAAAAAAACTGAATTTGTCCCGCTGAGTTATTCATTTATGGTTGAAGTAATTGATGAAATTGCCCTGGATGATATTACCCTGTGGAAGGTGCCTCCTGGCGGAGGATTATTTTTTGTAGGGAAAGATGATTATGTAAAAATAAATGAAGCAAAGTATGATTCAGAAAGTACCAGTAAAGAAAAAAGGTTTTACGTGAAAGGCACACCGACAAAAATTAACGGGAATACCCTGAGGATTATTGATTTTCAAACGGATAATCCGCTGGTTATGGGTAAGTCACTTTACCGTGTTGATAAAAACGGTTCTGTGGGAAGTATTGTTTTTTATCCTTCGATGAAGTATGTTTTGCATAAACTGGATGACACTTATTCAAGGGTTGGGGATAATGTAGGGCTGCGTGTAGCCGAATTACCACCAGGTAAATATTTTTATTGCGTAGGAGAGATGACGATACGTTCACGTAACGGAGGTGGCTTTTTCTTTGAGGTTTCATCGTAA
- a CDS encoding NAD(P)/FAD-dependent oxidoreductase, whose amino-acid sequence MADVYDFIVIGGGPAGMTAAGRAGERGKSVILLEKNAHPGKKLLLCASGRCNVTNTASFAAFFDAYEKAGPFMRPSLGIFSPEKLRSFLYSYGVETIEESKGRVYPKSQKAESVLDALLSYLRIHRITIKKNSRIVCVKEKNKQVIGVETEDGFIAGRNVLIATGGLSYPSTGSTGDGYTLASSLGHTICKTYPAIIAFETEEAWVKQAQGTPIKNAQITACRQGRKIAQHFGEALFTHYGISGPAILSISKRIMENHGNGAVRIGIDFKPDMSPAELTTQLVKKINTNGGKAIKTCLTYFVPEKLSPLLLNICGIDEKKKASQITTKERKKILDQLKGLSLTLSSHRPVEEAIITGGGIDLDEVESRTMESKLIKGLYLAGEVLDVDGPTGGFNLQAAFSTGYLAGNSVL is encoded by the coding sequence ATGGCAGATGTGTACGATTTTATCGTAATTGGAGGAGGCCCTGCAGGGATGACGGCCGCCGGGCGGGCGGGAGAAAGAGGGAAAAGCGTAATCCTTCTCGAAAAGAATGCCCATCCGGGCAAAAAACTTCTTCTCTGCGCTTCCGGACGGTGTAATGTGACGAATACGGCGTCATTTGCCGCTTTTTTTGATGCGTATGAAAAGGCGGGGCCATTTATGCGCCCGTCATTGGGCATCTTCTCTCCTGAAAAACTACGGTCATTTCTTTACTCTTATGGTGTCGAAACTATTGAAGAAAGCAAAGGGCGTGTATATCCAAAAAGCCAAAAGGCAGAATCAGTTCTGGACGCACTGCTATCGTATCTTCGCATACATCGGATCACCATTAAGAAAAATTCACGCATAGTCTGCGTGAAAGAAAAAAATAAACAAGTGATTGGTGTGGAAACAGAGGATGGATTTATAGCGGGGCGCAATGTATTGATTGCAACAGGCGGCCTGAGCTATCCTTCTACCGGGAGCACGGGGGATGGCTATACACTTGCCTCTTCACTGGGCCATACTATTTGCAAGACATATCCCGCAATAATTGCCTTTGAGACGGAGGAGGCATGGGTGAAACAAGCGCAGGGAACTCCGATTAAAAACGCACAGATTACCGCTTGCCGGCAGGGCAGAAAAATCGCGCAACATTTTGGTGAAGCGCTTTTTACTCATTATGGGATATCCGGCCCGGCGATTCTCTCCATAAGCAAACGTATTATGGAAAATCATGGAAACGGCGCGGTACGAATAGGCATCGATTTCAAACCAGATATGTCGCCTGCCGAGCTAACCACGCAACTGGTAAAAAAAATCAATACTAACGGCGGTAAGGCAATAAAAACATGCCTTACGTATTTTGTTCCTGAAAAACTTTCTCCTTTACTACTGAATATATGCGGAATTGACGAAAAGAAGAAGGCCTCCCAAATAACGACAAAAGAAAGAAAAAAGATACTGGACCAGTTGAAAGGTCTGTCCCTTACCCTATCGTCCCACAGGCCGGTTGAAGAAGCTATTATAACCGGCGGCGGAATTGACCTGGATGAGGTTGAATCGCGAACAATGGAATCTAAGTTAATAAAGGGATTATACCTCGCCGGGGAGGTGCTTGATGTAGATGGCCCAACAGGAGGATTTAACCTTCAGGCAGCATTTTCCACAGGATATCTGGCCGGAAATTCTGTTCTTTAA
- the mqnC gene encoding cyclic dehypoxanthinyl futalosine synthase, whose amino-acid sequence MTPDYCPADKHLQEVLLKPVQNKRITADEGACLFEYKELLMLGIAADEVCKMKHPENFRTYIIDRNINYTNICTSGCKFCAFYKNIEHSDGYIISKKELYKKIEETLALGGKQILMQGGLHPALKIDFYTDLLLSIKKNFDIHIHAFSPPEIMHFSHLNTLPMPEVIRILKEAGLDSIPGGGAEILTDRCRKIISPNKCSAREWLDVMQSAHEQGMKTTATMMFGHIETTEERIEHFEKIRQLQDKTGGFTAFIAWTFQPKNTQLENALSGSHDYLKTLAISRLYLDNIENIQASWVTQGAKIAQLSLKFGANDMGSTMIEENVVKAAGVSYTMEKEEIEFLINDAGYQAKQRDLYYTLV is encoded by the coding sequence ATGACACCTGATTACTGCCCGGCAGACAAGCATCTGCAGGAAGTACTTTTAAAACCGGTACAAAATAAAAGAATAACTGCTGATGAAGGTGCATGTCTCTTTGAATATAAAGAGCTTCTCATGTTGGGAATTGCTGCTGACGAGGTCTGCAAGATGAAACACCCGGAAAACTTCCGTACCTACATTATTGACAGAAACATCAATTATACGAATATTTGCACATCAGGGTGCAAATTCTGCGCCTTTTATAAAAATATTGAACATAGTGATGGATACATCATTTCAAAAAAGGAGCTTTATAAAAAAATAGAAGAAACTTTAGCATTAGGCGGTAAGCAGATACTCATGCAAGGGGGACTGCACCCAGCGCTAAAGATAGATTTTTATACTGATTTATTACTCTCCATTAAGAAAAACTTCGATATACACATACACGCCTTTTCTCCTCCGGAGATAATGCATTTTTCCCATCTAAATACCCTACCAATGCCGGAAGTGATACGTATATTAAAAGAAGCGGGGCTTGATTCCATTCCAGGCGGCGGCGCTGAAATATTGACGGATCGTTGCAGAAAAATCATAAGCCCAAATAAATGTTCTGCGCGGGAATGGCTGGACGTGATGCAATCTGCCCATGAACAGGGCATGAAAACGACTGCTACAATGATGTTTGGCCATATCGAAACTACGGAAGAACGCATCGAACATTTTGAAAAAATCCGGCAGCTCCAGGATAAAACAGGCGGGTTTACCGCCTTTATCGCATGGACATTTCAACCGAAAAACACACAATTGGAAAACGCTCTTTCCGGCAGTCATGATTATTTAAAAACCTTAGCCATTTCCCGGCTGTATCTTGATAACATTGAGAATATCCAGGCATCATGGGTCACACAAGGCGCTAAAATAGCGCAACTCTCTTTAAAATTCGGTGCGAATGACATGGGGAGCACAATGATTGAGGAAAATGTTGTGAAGGCAGCGGGAGTAAGTTATACCATGGAAAAAGAGGAAATTGAATTTTTGATAAACGACGCCGGCTACCAGGCGAAACAGCGCGATTTATATTATACCCTCGTGTAA
- a CDS encoding FmdE family protein — protein sequence MNKSHTVALLAKRVFFCFMLLLPLCKLLNGNLVFAEGQTKFAQDFFDVAEPITLKDPLAVILGAIDNDGAFVFTYADAVKFAGHSCPAVAGAYKSTQLALKALYGKETPVRGNISVTIMGGVDENVNGPISQIVSMITGAAAENGFKGFGPAGKYGRYNLMSFAPEQKTDTKATCTLLFQRRDTGKTVEITYDPALAHADERMEKLMPLTLSGKATDEQARLFGNLMQERVKTILFQPPEGTFIIREKQ from the coding sequence ATGAATAAATCACATACTGTTGCCCTGCTGGCAAAACGAGTCTTCTTTTGTTTTATGCTATTACTCCCTTTGTGTAAGTTGCTTAATGGTAATTTGGTATTCGCAGAAGGACAAACGAAATTTGCGCAGGATTTTTTTGACGTTGCTGAACCGATCACACTTAAAGATCCGTTGGCGGTCATCCTGGGCGCAATTGACAACGATGGAGCGTTTGTTTTTACGTATGCCGATGCGGTAAAGTTTGCCGGACATTCCTGTCCTGCAGTTGCCGGTGCGTACAAATCAACCCAATTGGCGCTGAAGGCATTATACGGCAAGGAGACGCCGGTAAGGGGAAATATAAGTGTGACCATCATGGGTGGCGTCGATGAAAATGTAAACGGGCCAATATCACAGATTGTGTCCATGATAACCGGCGCAGCCGCCGAGAACGGTTTTAAGGGCTTTGGCCCTGCCGGAAAATATGGACGGTACAATTTGATGTCATTTGCTCCTGAACAAAAGACAGATACAAAAGCAACGTGTACATTGTTATTTCAGCGAAGGGACACGGGGAAAACGGTTGAAATCACTTACGACCCGGCACTGGCACATGCGGATGAACGCATGGAAAAACTTATGCCTCTGACGCTCTCCGGCAAAGCAACTGATGAACAAGCAAGGTTGTTTGGCAATCTGATGCAGGAGCGGGTAAAAACTATCCTTTTTCAACCACCGGAAGGCACGTTTATTATCAGGGAGAAACAATAA
- a CDS encoding alpha-L-glutamate ligase-like protein encodes MIPKLIKQLHKLGIVGINRRNIDYISKYNKRCLYPLVDDKLLTKKLAIQAGINVPELYAVVAVNHQARDIHAILKKHSTFVIKPAHGSSGNGIIVITGHSKKGYRTLGRTIVSEEFLENHILEILSGVYSIGGHTDRAFVEYTVQLAPFFRDLTYQGMPDIRIIVFLGVPVMSMMRLPTHLSNGKANLHQGAIGVGIDIATGITTTGVWFNDIITEHPDTGIEITGIKIPNWENLLNLAARCYQLTGLGYQGIDIVIDRDKGPMLLELNARPGLNIQIANCAGLLPRLKIVEQRYKELNTLEERVSFIQNICNISA; translated from the coding sequence ATGATTCCAAAACTCATAAAACAATTGCATAAATTAGGAATTGTTGGAATTAATCGCCGTAATATCGATTATATCTCAAAGTATAATAAGCGGTGCCTATACCCGCTTGTGGATGACAAATTACTTACCAAGAAACTTGCAATACAGGCGGGCATTAACGTCCCCGAATTGTATGCCGTTGTAGCAGTAAACCATCAGGCACGGGATATACATGCCATTCTCAAAAAACATTCCACATTCGTTATTAAACCTGCCCATGGGAGCAGTGGAAATGGCATAATCGTTATCACCGGCCATTCTAAGAAAGGATATCGAACCCTGGGAAGGACGATCGTTAGTGAAGAGTTCCTTGAAAATCACATTTTAGAGATTCTTAGCGGCGTATATAGTATAGGAGGACATACCGATAGGGCGTTCGTAGAATATACGGTGCAGCTTGCCCCATTTTTCAGAGACCTTACCTATCAGGGAATGCCTGATATTCGCATTATTGTTTTTCTCGGAGTGCCGGTTATGTCAATGATGCGCCTGCCAACACATTTATCGAATGGCAAAGCAAATTTGCATCAGGGTGCAATAGGCGTTGGTATTGATATAGCAACAGGTATCACCACTACAGGGGTATGGTTTAATGATATTATTACGGAACACCCGGATACAGGTATTGAAATAACCGGCATAAAGATCCCAAACTGGGAGAATTTATTGAACCTGGCCGCACGGTGTTACCAACTCACAGGATTAGGTTATCAGGGAATAGATATTGTTATTGACAGAGACAAGGGGCCTATGCTCTTAGAATTGAATGCGCGTCCGGGTCTCAACATCCAAATCGCCAATTGCGCAGGATTATTGCCGCGTCTGAAAATCGTTGAGCAACGCTACAAAGAACTAAACACTTTGGAAGAAAGGGTTTCCTTCATACAAAATATTTGTAATATTTCAGCATAG
- a CDS encoding PTS sugar transporter subunit IIA, translating to MKLSDVLAKEHIIINLYGMNKFEVLEKMVKVTKSSAKVVDEVDLLEKVITREKIKSTGIGGGIGIPHAQTLA from the coding sequence GTGAAACTTTCTGATGTATTAGCTAAAGAACATATAATTATTAATCTATATGGAATGAACAAATTTGAAGTGTTAGAAAAAATGGTGAAAGTAACAAAATCTTCCGCAAAAGTTGTAGATGAAGTAGATTTGCTGGAAAAAGTAATCACACGGGAAAAGATTAAAAGTACTGGAATTGGCGGTGGGATTGGAATCCCTCATGCACAAACACTAGCGTGA